In the Arachis stenosperma cultivar V10309 chromosome 8, arast.V10309.gnm1.PFL2, whole genome shotgun sequence genome, TTCTGTTACCTTCCTAACTTTGAAATTTTGGAAATGTATTGTGGTTTTAATTATTTGTTGagagatttatttaattatttactagcTATGGGGTTGCTATTTTTATATGCTGCAATTCTCTATTAGTAGGTGGatttctttggttttctattttttttgttttagtctGGTAAAGTAGAGAAGGATAGTGCATGTTGGGTTTCTTTTTGTTCACTTCTTTGAATTTTGTTGCTGAGAATTGTTCATGTCTAATTATGTGTCTTTTGATAATATGTAAGTCTGTTTGAGGtggttaattattatattttttcctTGTCTTACTATATTGGTATGCTCCTCCTCAACCCTCCTGACCAAAAACACCTTCACATTTCAACTTTGATATTGTTGTCCATGCTTGTAGAAAGCTATTGTAAAAGAGATTTagcctgattcctttaataggattTGAAGGGTTCCTTTGCTAAAAAGTTCTAACAGATTGTATTAGTAACTACACTCATTAAATAATGAAGTGATATATATTTGATCACTACTAAGCTGGTCCAGCAAGGGGGATTCGGTTCATACTTTGAAGGTGATTATTCATGCTTATATTGGAGGTGATTCATGCTATTTATATGCTTATATTGGTTGTGAAACTTGCATTTTGAACTTAGCCTTTAGGATAAAGTTTTCATTGTGAAAATTTCTCAATCAAAtttgtttgtgtgttgagtTGATGAATCGTGTATATAGGTTCTTCTGTGATGTGGAATGGATTTGGAGTTAAAGTTAATAGTTAGAATGACGGTGTTAAAACACTGATGTCAATATAGTTATCATGTTTATTGTGTTATCTTATGATCTGAACTACTTGTAGCGAGTCTTCCACTATGAGGACAATGGAAAAGGGATCATAAAGCGGAAAATTGTACAAAGGATAGGAAATTCCTGGAGGAACGCAAGGAATCATTTGTTCCATAAGGTTTATGACGAAGAACTGACTTTTGACCAAAACCTCAAGCGTAAGCCAGCAGGAATAGAGGCAAATCACTGGAAAAAGTTTCTTTAATATCGGTTGAACGAGGACACAATGGTAACAAATGCTTAGTTGAAATTTCATTGTATTCGATTTTAAATCATCAtgaattactactaaatatgcTGAATTTATTGTGATAGTGGAAAAACTACTACCAAAAAGTTCATCACCTTAttcttttttgtgtttcttgatATTGTACATGCCTGACTAATAAGACCATTGAAAGTATAGTAATTTATCTCGATAACATTTATGTTTGTCGTTTTGTGTGTAGGAGAAGTGTAAAAAAATGCTGCTAATCATTCAAAGCAACTGTACACACATACCGGAGGTTCTAAAACGATGGCAAGAAAGAGACACGAAgaagtaattaatttaaattcgGTTCCAGAATGGTGACGTATTTCTGGTAATATAGTATTGTCTGATATATGATTGTGTTGATGATTGTTATAGAAGCTACGACAGGGAAGACCTATTGGTAGAGGAGAGGAATGGACCATGAGtcataaaaaaaagaatggTTCGTATATGAATGAAGATGCGCGTCTGGTTGGGGTAAATCATGTTCTTTACTTTTTCATATTTCTATATTAAAGTAGTACCattgaatttaaattagtgTAAATCTGGATCTCACATATTTGCAGGAAGCAATTGAACACATTGAGAGCCAAGACCCCTCCAGCAAGGAATTTTCATATATGTACAAGTGCTTGGAAAGGAGCACCCAGGAAGAGTTCGTGGACTCGGTTTTGGTCCATGTCCCAGTCAGtgtgatgagtttggaaaactctaaaataatacttgtgatgactaaacattattaaaataaataattgcaaaattattaatctgattttcatttaacatattttgattaataattttgtggCAGGTTTTATGTTGGGCCGAGAAATGAGTTTCTGACTTAAGCCCAACAATTAGCCTTGTTGCATGCATTATATCATGAGGCTGAAATTTCATATTAATGGGCcagaataaataataatgttGCAAGCCCAAGGCTCTATTGTTTGCTTTCCATGCTTGATCCGTTACACAATtttatcaggaaagcaaatgcttaCCAAATGGGCCAGCTTTGATCACATTATCACAAGCCCAAATTATGCTAAAGAGAATAGGTTCCATGCTTGGTccgaaataaaagaaaaatgaaagcatAGTGCTTCCAACGGAACCAAGCCTTAACAAAgtgatggatttcaaaatctattacattgttaattaatgcatggggaacatgagagagaaaaattcaGCTGATGTGATTGATGGTTATTATGACTTACACACCACTCAatagggaagtaaaagcaagctatGCCTAATTAATTTGATCAAACACTTTGTATTGCTTTTCTTTCAGATTCTTtcattctctctcatctctttcttcttctctattcGGTCCTTGTCCAGGAAACAATGGACGCCGAGCTCTTcaacgaagaaaaggaaagagttGCATGCTTCAAGACCATCGAGcaaatgatggcaagaaaacacaCCAAAAGAAAGATGAGCTGTGGCTAAGATACTTACCAAATGTGGTTAGATTTGGTGAAGCAATCTTGAGCCTTTCATGCtaaaaatggaagaagaagattcggccagaagggagattcttgaagcatggcttgtcttcGAATCTGaccaaccaccacagggagtagctagagtggcgaagtgatggttggaggcagagtttgaagcagatgaagtcatcatcatcatgaggcatcaagggccagaaatccatcttggagagcaagccaaggatggagagcccggattgatgaaggttgatgatcaagaaaggactagaggtaattgcatgttggttaatgcatggttatctctttctctctgtgtggccgaaccggtttgttgaaggaggaagaggTTGGTTCGGTTTTTGGCTTCAATATGTGGAGGCTCCTctcttctataataagggtggacaaccactgtttgaagcaaggagaaaatttgagagtgcaaggcacagagttctcagagctacctgagctaacagatttctcttctccttcaatgtattctgtttagtatttttctgtttaattttgtcatgtcttgagtctcatggaaaaaggcaaacaagtgaggtttgtaatgaaaaagccatagagcggaaaaaggcagagagtgcaaaattaaaagaaaagccattgatgtcttagagttcctttgtacatctttgttgtgtatcatgattctgtgggaatccccttgtaagttgggttagcactttacaagttgtaatcagattgattatagtgaaattccatcatgtttgtgatggagactggatgtaggctgcactgcacttagcagccgaaccaggatatatctgggtgcaagttctttctctttctactccatttctgttttctaCCACACACGAGCAAAAGCCAGaattatctcgtgccaagtgacgagacaaaacaaaaagtctcgtggcaagggacgagacaaaacaaagttgctcgtgtcaagtgacgagcaaaaacagaaaagtcttcTCTGAAGTTCAGCAAGTGCCAGTCTTTAAAAGgagggctaagattcaacccccccttctcttagccactgaaaccatcaattggtatcagagcttggtctcaaagagatcaagctttgcagcttggagtaaagatcctCATGGGAGAAAACATTGGCACAAATGTGTTATCATACAATCTGGCTGAAggtcaatcaagcaacagacctcccctcttcaatgggaaaaattatacctattggaaggagaggatgaagatatttgtacaAGCCGTGGACTACAGACTTTGGAAGATCATCTTGGAGGGTCCTAAATTTCCAACTACCACTAATGCTCAAGGAGTAGTCTCTCTTAAACCAGAAGCAAGctggaccgaggaagataggaagacagtggagttaaatgccaaggcaaccaatctgctcaactgtgctatcagctttgaggagtaccgacgagtatcacggtgcacaacggcaaaggaaatctgggacaagttgcaaatcactcatgaaggaactaCCATTGTAAAGAAGTCTCGGACAGACATGTTAAACAGGGAATATGAAatgtttgcaatgaaggaaggagagtccattgatgaactgttcgaacggttcaatatcatcactgttggcttagatgctcttggaatcacacattcagaatctgtgctagtgagaagagtgttgagatGTCTCACAAAAGAATGGGAAACAAAAGCCTTAATTATTTCTGAGAGTAGTAACTTAGATTCtatgacacttgatgatttgagaggaaacttacttgcttttgaaaactcctatttgaaaaaagattcaaaaaagaaaggaattgcattttcttctgtgactaaccctctggatgatgaatccagtgataactcttctgaaaatgagtttgtgttgtttgcaaaaaaattcaggaaaatggcaAAGCTCAAAAGCAAAGGCAGCAGTTCCAGGAGGACAAAGAAAGATCTCGGCAAGATAACCTgtttcaattgcaaggaaatgggtcatttcaaatctgattgtcccaagttgaaaaaggaagagaagcCGAAAAAGGTAAAGAAGAAAGGACTGATGGCCACATGGGAAGATTTGGAAAATGACacaaatgatgatgatgaagagtcTGAGACCAAATCACAGCACTGTCTTATGGCAAATGAGATAGATCAGGTATCATTCCAAAACTCTAACACTGAAGACCTTCATCTCATGATAGATCACCTTTCTGAAAAAATTAGATGTTTTCTAGCTGAGAATCAAGATCTTGAACAGCAAAATTTCATTCTTAaagctgaaaatgattttctcaaagaaaaactaagagaggccgaaactgcttgtgatcttgtGGAAGAAAACAAGCTGTTAAAAGCCCAAGTTAGAAGCTGTGAA is a window encoding:
- the LOC130945982 gene encoding uncharacterized protein LOC130945982; translated protein: MPTAKKDTDYWVVDVIENGVTYCMELTVKKALALPPEKKIMLNHNRELQQVGQAAGLLSGFLGTLASDFQQLPIGEKSWKTTSKASKEHAFDQFKRVFHYEDNGKGIIKRKIVQRIGNSWRNARNHLFHKVYDEELTFDQNLKRKPAGIEEKCKKMLLIIQSNCTHIPEKLRQGRPIGRGEEWTMSHKKKNGSYMNEDARLVGEAIEHIESQDPSSKEFSYMYKCLERSTQEEFVDSVLVHVPVLCWAEK